In the Quercus lobata isolate SW786 chromosome 5, ValleyOak3.0 Primary Assembly, whole genome shotgun sequence genome, one interval contains:
- the LOC115988508 gene encoding probable UDP-3-O-acylglucosamine N-acyltransferase 2, mitochondrial isoform X1, translating into MALTVKKLAMSHLVSLNKMDCIRALSPWTNGTSRCSFSVGAGQTGSGDSSDTSEDGAGVRYQEFQRWHNGGGTFHKSACIDPTALIEMGAIVHPKSVVGAYVHIGSGTVIGPSVTIGQLTKIGYNVVLTNCTVGDLCVIHNGVCIGQDGFGFFVDENGNMLKKPQMLNARIGNNVEIGANTCIDRGSWRDTVIGDHSKIDNLVQIGHNVVIGRSCMLCGQVGIAGSVTIGDYVTLGGRVAVRDHVSIVSKVRLAAISCVTKDIKEPGDYGGFPAVPIREWRRQVATQFQTSKKRVP; encoded by the exons ATGGCACTCACTgttaaaaaattagcaatgtCTCACCTCGTGTCCTTGAACAAAATGGACTGTATCCGTGCTTTATCTCCGTGGACTAATGGCACTAGTCGTTGCAGCTTCTCTGTTGGCGCTGGCCAAACTGGGTCTGGTGATTCCTCTGATACTTCTG AGGATGGTGCTGGAGTACGTTACCAAGAGTTTCAAAGATGGCATAATGGAGGTGGAACTTTCCACAAGTCAGCTTGCATTGACCCAACAGCACTAATAGAGATGGGTGCCATAGTTCATCCAAAATCTGTTGTTGGTGCATATGTTCATATTGGATCAGGAACTGTTATTGGACCTTCTGTTACAATCGGCCAATTGACAAAAATAGG GTATAATGTTGTACTCACTAATTGCACTGTAGGTGATTTGTGTGTAATCCACAATGGAGTTTGCATTGGTCAAGATG ggtttgggttttttgtggATGAGAATGGGAACATGTTGAAGAAGCCTCAG ATGCTGAATGCTAGGATAGGGAACAATGTGGAGATTGGTGCAAATACATGCATTGACAGGGGGAG TTGGAGAGATACAGTAATTGGGGATCACTCAAAGATAGATAATTTAGTTCAG ATTGGTCATAATGTAGTTATTGGGAGAAGTTGTATGCTTTGTGGACAAGTTGGGATTGCGGGTTCAGTGAC GATAGGAGACTACGTAACTTTGGGGGGAAGGGTAGCTGTTCGGGATCATGTTTCCATTGTATCAAAg GTCCGGCTTGCTGCTATTAGCTGTGTCACCAAGGATATCAAAGAACCTGGAGATTATGGTGGCTTCCCAGCT GTTCCAATTCGTGAGTGGCGAAGACAAGTTGCTACCCAATTCCAGACTTCAAAGAAAAGGGTTCCTTAA
- the LOC115988342 gene encoding protein NDR1-like has translation MSDLEETSESQPILPQTSNSQVSIFLFLLEVVILLTSIAVVIWLILAPKSPIYIITNVHIPALHGRNSTSHVYVSSVAMNSTLNHTRDPSILLDLIFSNPNKRVGIYYKDIYITLFHCDAHIGSKLLPGFYQGYKNATTYEVLVEANKQFWKEITNGTIDLRVCVENAVKYKIFVSKTKHYQIYTEAYVPVGSNGRMLGKKNIKLHHISNQIKN, from the coding sequence ATGTCTGATCTCGAAGAAACTTCGGAATCTCAACCTATTCTCCCACAAACCTCTAACAGTCAAGTTtctatatttctatttctacttGAGGTTGTAATCTTGTTAACATCGATCGCGGTGGTAATATGGCTGATTCTAGCTCCAAAGAGTCCCATTTACATAATCACCAATGTCCACATTCCGGCCTTGCATGGTAGGAATTCCACATCACATGTCTACGTTTCCTCGGTTGCCATGAATTCTACTTTAAATCACACAAGGGATCCCTCTATTCTCTTGGATTTGATATTCTCAAACCCCAACAAAAGGGTGGGCATCTACTACAAGGACATCTACATTACCTTATTTCATTGTGATGCTCATATTGGCTCCAAGTTATTGCCTGGCTTCTACCAAGGCTACAAGAATGCGACGACATATGAAGTGCTAGTGGAAGCTAACAAACAGTTCTGGAAAGAAATTACAAATGGGACAATAGATTTGAGAGTTTGCGTGGAAAATGCTGTAAAATACAAGATATTCGTGTCCAAGACAAAGCATTATCAGATATATACTGAAGCTTATGTGCCAGTTGGTTCAAATGGGAGGATGTTAGGAAAGAAGAATATAAAGCTACACCACATATCCAATCagataaaaaattga
- the LOC115993042 gene encoding protein NDR1-like, with the protein MCEAKNFYIWLLQILALLGILALCLWLILRPKAPNYTIVDITIPPGSLASSEGQNATIYYDLEIENPNKDSSVYYDDILFTFFYGQDTVGQKTIPSFHQGRSKTRQVVDYLEVKPSVWKSFHNAISNGKAELKASLLTKVRYKTWGQRSKHHKLDLVGKLPIGSDGKISGKKKKIKLRHSSKKWRKYKA; encoded by the coding sequence ATGTGTGAAGCCAAGAACTTCTATATATGGCTGCTCCAAATTCTAGCACTCTTGGGTATCCTAGCCTTGTGTCTATGGCTAATCTTACGTCCCAAAGCTCCCAACTATACCATTGTTGACATCACCATCCCACCAGGCTCATTAGCCAGTAGTGAGGGTCAAAATGCCACCATCTACTATGAccttgaaattgaaaatccaaacaaaGACTCAAGCGTATATTATGATGACattttgttcacttttttttatggTCAGGATACAGTAGGACAGAAAACAATACCTTCTTTCCATCAGGGAAGAAGTAAAACTCGTCAAGTAGTTGATTATTTGGAGGTCAAACCGAGTGTTTGGAAATCTTTTCACAATGCAATATCAAATGGAAAAGCCGAGTTGAAGGCGAGCTTATTAACTAAAGTTCGATATAAGACTTGGGGACAGAGGAGTAAGCATCATAAATTAGATTTGGTAGGTAAACTACCAATTGGCTCGGATGGGAAGATTTCAggtaagaagaaaaagattaagCTACGCCATTCTTCCAAGAAATGGAGAAAGTATAAAGCTTGA
- the LOC115988508 gene encoding probable UDP-3-O-acylglucosamine N-acyltransferase 2, mitochondrial isoform X2 has protein sequence MALTVKKLAMSHLVSLNKMDCIRALSPWTNGTSRCSFSVGAGQTGSGDSSDTSEDGAGVRYQEFQRWHNGGGTFHKSACIDPTALIEMGAIVHPKSVVGAYVHIGSGTVIGPSVTIGQLTKIGYNVVLTNCTVGDLCVIHNGVCIGQDGFGFFVDENGNMLKKPQMLNARIGNNVEIGANTCIDRGSWRDTVIGDHSKIDNLVQIGHNVVIGRSCMLCGQVGIAGSVTIGDYVTLGGRVAVRDHVSIVSKERRLFNFDLALELSHPSCGLLVFYSLFCTRLNSEVNS, from the exons ATGGCACTCACTgttaaaaaattagcaatgtCTCACCTCGTGTCCTTGAACAAAATGGACTGTATCCGTGCTTTATCTCCGTGGACTAATGGCACTAGTCGTTGCAGCTTCTCTGTTGGCGCTGGCCAAACTGGGTCTGGTGATTCCTCTGATACTTCTG AGGATGGTGCTGGAGTACGTTACCAAGAGTTTCAAAGATGGCATAATGGAGGTGGAACTTTCCACAAGTCAGCTTGCATTGACCCAACAGCACTAATAGAGATGGGTGCCATAGTTCATCCAAAATCTGTTGTTGGTGCATATGTTCATATTGGATCAGGAACTGTTATTGGACCTTCTGTTACAATCGGCCAATTGACAAAAATAGG GTATAATGTTGTACTCACTAATTGCACTGTAGGTGATTTGTGTGTAATCCACAATGGAGTTTGCATTGGTCAAGATG ggtttgggttttttgtggATGAGAATGGGAACATGTTGAAGAAGCCTCAG ATGCTGAATGCTAGGATAGGGAACAATGTGGAGATTGGTGCAAATACATGCATTGACAGGGGGAG TTGGAGAGATACAGTAATTGGGGATCACTCAAAGATAGATAATTTAGTTCAG ATTGGTCATAATGTAGTTATTGGGAGAAGTTGTATGCTTTGTGGACAAGTTGGGATTGCGGGTTCAGTGAC GATAGGAGACTACGTAACTTTGGGGGGAAGGGTAGCTGTTCGGGATCATGTTTCCATTGTATCAAAg GAGAGGAGACTATTTAACTTTGATCTGGCTTTAGAACTTTCACATCCAAGCTGTGGTTTACTAGTTTTTTACTCCCTTTTCTGCACTCGTTTGAACTCTGAAGTGAATTCATAA
- the LOC115992743 gene encoding NDR1/HIN1-like protein 26 produces MYSPGGLPTRSSPVPRPIKRHHSVRQIAHRVHDSFTSRLCKLICAIFLTLVLVVGLIFFILWLSLRPHRPRFHIHEFGVVGLGQGSDITQIQFNASARNANHNIGVHYDSMDGSVLYKDQSIGSKPLLFPFYQGPKNTTAVGDTITVTTLKENSQRWTEIMNERRMAGAVVFRLEIISIIRFQISKWHSRPHRMHASCEVSVGPDGVMLPIYKDKRCPVYFT; encoded by the coding sequence ATGTACTCCCCCGGCGGATTACCAACCCGGTCCAGCCCGGTGCCCCGGCCCATAAAACGCCACCACTCTGTACGGCAAATCGCCCACCGGGTCCATGATAGCTTCACCTCCCGACTGTGCAAGTTGATATGTGCCATTTTCTTGACACTTGTGCTAGTTGTTGGTTTGATCTTTTTCATACTATGGCTTAGTTTACGTCCACACCGTCCAAGGTTTCATATCCATGAATTTGGAGTTGTGGGCTTGGGCCAAGGTTCTGACATTACACAGATTCAATTTAATGCATCGGCCCGAAATGCAAACCATAACATTGGGGTCCATTATGATTCAATGGACGGGTCGGTTTTGTACAAGGATCAGAGTATCGGGTCAAAACCGTTACTTTTTCCGTTTTATCAGGGGCCGAAGAATACAACAGCAGTGGGAGACACAATCACTGTGACAACGTTAAAAGAGAACAGTCAACGTTGGACGGAGATAATGAATGAACGTCGTATGGCTGGAGCGGTTGTGTTTCGTCTAGAAATAATCTCGATCATCCGATTTCAGATCTCCAAGTGGCATAGCAGGCCCCATCGGATGCATGCCAGCTGTGAAGTTTCGGTGGGCCCAGATGGTGTGATGTTGCCCATTTATAAAGACAAGAGATGCCCTGTTTATTTCACTTGA